Proteins found in one Prochlorothrix hollandica PCC 9006 = CALU 1027 genomic segment:
- a CDS encoding glycosyltransferase family 4 protein, which produces MKLLLWSTPIGFLGSGAGGGVELTLINVAQGLMQRDHEITVLAPVGSAIGVQRLLNPAIAAAQDIQVLEVAGVAPASAQHQDRNSPVVIPAHSVLGSMGQKVLQMQGAFDAILNFAYDWLPLYLTPFLATPLAHVISMGSLSEVMDEAIAQVMDRFPQRIGVHSKAQSATFAGGDRCRCLGNGLDLSRYHFNPHPQPCLGWVGRITPEKGLEDAFAAVAQCQIPLKVWGALENPDYWQRLQAQYPQAPVTYGGFLPTTELQAQLGQCQGLLMTPRWLEAFGNVAMEALACGVPVIAYDRGGPSEIVRSGTTGWLVEPDSVAGLVAAVEHLPDLDRWACRQQAEAEYSLAALGDRYEQWLQAILADA; this is translated from the coding sequence ATGAAACTACTGCTGTGGTCTACCCCCATCGGGTTTCTGGGGTCCGGGGCGGGGGGTGGGGTGGAACTGACCCTGATCAATGTGGCCCAGGGGCTGATGCAACGGGACCATGAGATCACGGTACTGGCTCCGGTGGGTTCGGCGATAGGGGTGCAGAGGTTGCTCAACCCCGCGATCGCCGCTGCCCAGGACATTCAGGTACTGGAGGTGGCGGGAGTGGCTCCGGCCTCGGCCCAACACCAGGATCGGAACAGCCCCGTGGTGATCCCGGCCCACAGTGTCCTGGGATCCATGGGGCAAAAGGTGCTTCAGATGCAAGGGGCGTTTGATGCCATCCTCAATTTTGCCTATGATTGGCTCCCCCTCTACCTCACGCCGTTTTTAGCCACTCCCCTGGCCCATGTCATCAGCATGGGATCCCTGAGTGAGGTCATGGATGAGGCGATCGCCCAGGTGATGGATCGCTTTCCCCAACGCATCGGGGTTCACAGTAAGGCCCAGTCCGCCACCTTTGCCGGGGGCGATCGCTGTCGCTGTCTCGGCAATGGTCTCGATCTCTCCCGCTACCACTTCAACCCCCACCCCCAACCTTGCCTCGGCTGGGTGGGCCGTATTACCCCAGAAAAAGGGCTGGAGGATGCTTTTGCGGCGGTGGCCCAGTGCCAAATCCCCCTCAAGGTGTGGGGCGCATTGGAAAATCCCGACTATTGGCAACGGTTGCAAGCTCAGTATCCCCAAGCCCCGGTCACCTATGGCGGATTTTTGCCCACGACAGAGCTTCAGGCCCAGTTGGGGCAGTGTCAGGGGCTGTTGATGACTCCCCGCTGGCTGGAAGCTTTTGGCAATGTGGCCATGGAAGCCTTGGCCTGTGGGGTGCCGGTGATTGCCTACGATCGCGGCGGACCCTCGGAAATTGTGCGATCGGGCACCACGGGCTGGTTAGTGGAGCCGGATTCTGTGGCGGGGTTAGTGGCGGCGGTGGAACACTTGCCGGACTTGGATCGCTGGGCTTGTCGCCAGCAAGCGGAGGCGGAGTATTCGTTGGCGGCGTTGGGCGATCGTTATGAACAATGGCTCCAGGCCATCCTAGCCGATGCCTAA
- a CDS encoding EF-hand domain-containing protein produces the protein MLSELQKQKFIKLFSMYDACSNGHLDRKDFEAIVNKAARIKNWSSRSAKYQTLFYKYIDKWEGLEKTASQGKNHQVTLTEWLIYHEALIQDPQRYEAQVQEAMDLVFDIFDDDGNGEISMEEWASFLSLYNISPVYSEFIFPILDQNQDGALHKDNLLELIRTFYFSDDPEAVGNLIFGPFRY, from the coding sequence ATGCTTAGTGAACTTCAAAAACAGAAATTCATCAAATTGTTCAGTATGTATGATGCCTGTAGCAATGGTCACCTCGATCGCAAAGATTTTGAGGCCATTGTCAACAAAGCTGCTCGCATTAAAAACTGGTCGTCGCGATCGGCCAAATACCAAACCCTATTTTATAAATATATAGACAAGTGGGAAGGGTTAGAAAAAACAGCTTCCCAAGGCAAAAATCATCAGGTCACCTTGACAGAATGGCTGATATACCATGAAGCCTTAATCCAAGATCCACAACGGTATGAAGCCCAGGTTCAAGAAGCCATGGATTTGGTGTTTGATATCTTTGATGACGACGGCAACGGAGAAATTAGCATGGAAGAATGGGCTTCCTTTCTCAGCCTTTACAATATCTCTCCTGTCTATTCTGAGTTCATTTTCCCCATCCTCGACCAAAATCAAGATGGTGCGCTCCACAAAGATAATCTCCTAGAACTGATCCGTACTTTCTATTTTAGTGACGATCCGGAGGCGGTTGGCAACTTGATCTTTGGCCCATTTCGCTATTAA
- the radA gene encoding DNA repair protein RadA: MAKPQTEYVCNECGAKSRQYFGKCSGCGSWNSLVEQVVAVTVSPKASSRSRSPHGLNPAQPRVSLRLDDIVDYPQSRIASGYPELDRVLGGGIVPGSLVLIGGDPGIGKSTLLLQVAQQLSQRHSVLYACAEESGQQVKMRWQRLAPPIAQPQPSVMPDSTGPRGELTAGQLYLLPEIEVETIVAELESLRPQLAIIDSIQAIYYTALNSAPGSVAQVRECTATLMRVAKRLEIALMLVGHVTKEGAIAGPKVLEHLVDTVLYFEGDRFASHRLLRSVKNRFGATHELGVFEMRDRGLVEVDNPSALFLGSRDESTPGTAVIVACEGTRPLVVELQALVSPTSYSSPRRSATGLEYNRLLQILAVLEKRVGFPLSKFDAYVASAGGLNVAEPAADLGVAVAIAASFRDRSVQRDTVLIGEVGLGGQVRSVSQMELRLREAAKLGFRQAIVPKGQELHNLGLTVIGVSKVVDAIATVLSGPETTQERPQ, encoded by the coding sequence ATGGCTAAGCCCCAGACTGAATATGTGTGTAACGAGTGTGGTGCCAAATCCCGTCAGTACTTTGGTAAATGCTCCGGTTGTGGCAGTTGGAACTCCTTGGTGGAGCAGGTCGTTGCCGTTACGGTGAGTCCCAAGGCTAGCAGCCGCAGCCGATCGCCCCATGGCCTGAACCCAGCCCAGCCTAGGGTTTCCCTGCGCTTGGACGATATTGTGGACTATCCCCAATCCCGCATTGCGTCGGGTTATCCCGAATTGGATCGGGTGCTGGGGGGGGGAATTGTGCCGGGATCCCTGGTGCTGATTGGGGGGGATCCCGGCATTGGTAAATCCACCCTCTTGCTGCAAGTGGCCCAGCAACTGTCCCAGCGCCACAGCGTCCTCTATGCCTGTGCGGAGGAGTCGGGGCAACAGGTGAAAATGCGCTGGCAACGGCTGGCTCCCCCGATCGCCCAGCCCCAGCCTTCGGTGATGCCAGATTCCACTGGCCCTAGGGGGGAACTGACAGCGGGGCAACTCTATTTATTGCCAGAAATTGAGGTGGAAACCATTGTGGCGGAGTTGGAGTCCCTGCGCCCCCAATTGGCTATTATTGACAGTATTCAAGCAATTTACTACACTGCCCTGAATTCAGCTCCCGGTTCCGTGGCCCAGGTGCGGGAATGTACGGCAACCCTGATGCGGGTGGCCAAGCGCTTGGAAATTGCCCTGATGCTGGTGGGCCATGTCACCAAGGAGGGGGCGATCGCGGGTCCCAAGGTGCTGGAGCATTTGGTGGATACGGTGCTGTATTTTGAGGGCGATCGCTTTGCCAGCCATCGCCTGCTGCGATCGGTGAAAAACCGGTTTGGGGCCACCCATGAATTGGGGGTTTTTGAAATGCGCGATCGCGGCTTAGTGGAAGTGGACAACCCCTCGGCCCTGTTCCTGGGCAGTCGGGACGAGAGCACCCCCGGCACGGCGGTGATTGTGGCCTGTGAAGGCACCCGGCCCCTGGTGGTGGAACTCCAAGCCCTGGTTAGCCCCACCAGTTACTCGTCCCCCCGGCGATCGGCCACGGGCCTGGAATATAACCGACTGCTGCAAATTCTGGCAGTGCTGGAAAAGCGGGTCGGCTTTCCCCTATCCAAGTTTGATGCCTATGTGGCTTCGGCGGGGGGGCTGAATGTGGCGGAACCGGCGGCGGATTTGGGGGTGGCGGTGGCCATTGCTGCTAGTTTCCGGGATCGATCGGTGCAGCGGGATACGGTGCTGATTGGGGAAGTGGGGCTGGGGGGGCAGGTGCGATCGGTGTCCCAGATGGAATTACGACTGCGGGAAGCGGCGAAGTTGGGGTTCCGGCAAGCCATCGTCCCCAAGGGTCAGGAACTGCACAATTTGGGGTTAACTGTGATCGGGGTCTCGAAGGTGGTGGATGCGATCGCGACGGTTTTAAGCGGTCCAGAAACGACCCAGGAAAGACCTCAGTAA
- the tmk gene encoding dTMP kinase, with amino-acid sequence MPGRFIVLEGGDGCGKTTQIQYLQHWLRQSGWLPPGRSLWLTKEPGGTELGRTLRSLLLDPQALGEALADQGELFLYGADRAQHVQTLLRPWLEQGDWVLCDRYVGSTVAYQGYGRGLDLGLIQQINDLATGGLEADLTLWLDVEVSQCWQRLQGRGQADRMEAAQGDFAHRVRRGFLDLAAQYPDSWVRIDGEGREAIVAQRIQQVVQRWLESKARLQSHPDNPEPG; translated from the coding sequence CTGCCCGGTCGGTTTATTGTGCTAGAGGGGGGAGATGGCTGTGGCAAAACGACCCAAATCCAGTACCTTCAGCATTGGTTACGGCAGTCGGGTTGGCTGCCGCCGGGACGATCCCTGTGGCTGACCAAGGAGCCAGGGGGCACGGAGTTGGGGAGAACCCTACGATCGCTGCTGCTGGATCCCCAAGCCCTGGGGGAAGCCCTGGCGGATCAAGGGGAATTGTTTCTGTATGGGGCCGATCGCGCCCAACATGTGCAAACGCTGTTACGGCCTTGGTTGGAGCAGGGGGACTGGGTGCTGTGCGATCGTTACGTCGGCTCCACGGTGGCCTACCAGGGCTATGGGCGGGGGCTGGATTTGGGGCTAATCCAACAAATCAATGATTTGGCCACGGGGGGACTGGAGGCGGATTTGACCCTGTGGCTGGATGTGGAGGTGAGCCAGTGTTGGCAGCGGCTACAAGGGCGAGGACAGGCCGATCGCATGGAAGCAGCCCAGGGGGATTTTGCTCACCGGGTGCGGCGGGGGTTTCTCGATTTAGCGGCCCAATACCCCGACTCCTGGGTGCGCATTGATGGGGAGGGGAGGGAAGCCATCGTGGCCCAACGGATCCAGCAGGTCGTCCAACGGTGGCTAGAGTCCAAGGCGCGGCTTCAGAGCCATCCAGATAACCCGGAGCCAGGATGA
- a CDS encoding RRXRR domain-containing protein: MMRIPVVDKDHKPLMPTTPARARKWIASGKALKRWSDCGQFYVQLTVEPSGRDTQSIVVGVDPGKLYSGIGVQSAKFTLYTAHLVLPFQKVRDRMDNRRMMRQARRGRRINRKVSFSKRAHRQARFSNRRSGKLAPSIKANRQLEIRVVSELCRIYPITQIRFEYVKADVDLTSGRKRACSGKGFSAVMVGQKWAIQQLEQLAPVVTIFGYQTSITRKYLGLEKNKVDKSKAEYETHAVDGVALAASYFVEYRKYHRQDTDGGDWFGGVGITKAPFFVVRRPPCSRRQLHLMVPAKGSVRRKYGGSTTRHGVRKGDLVKSPKGLGYVSGDTEKQVSVSAASWKRLGQISVSRVQLLRRSNGLVVA, translated from the coding sequence ATCATGCGGATTCCAGTTGTAGACAAAGACCATAAGCCACTCATGCCCACAACCCCGGCCCGTGCCAGGAAGTGGATTGCATCGGGCAAGGCTCTCAAGCGCTGGTCGGACTGCGGTCAGTTTTATGTTCAGCTCACTGTTGAGCCGTCAGGACGTGACACCCAATCCATTGTCGTCGGGGTTGATCCTGGCAAGCTGTATTCAGGCATTGGGGTGCAGTCTGCTAAGTTCACGCTCTACACGGCCCATCTGGTGCTGCCTTTTCAGAAGGTGCGTGACCGGATGGACAATCGCCGGATGATGCGACAGGCACGACGAGGTAGAAGGATCAACCGAAAGGTTTCATTCTCCAAACGTGCCCATAGGCAAGCTAGGTTTAGCAATCGTCGTAGTGGCAAGCTAGCCCCGTCCATCAAGGCCAATCGCCAGCTAGAGATACGAGTCGTTTCTGAGCTTTGCAGGATTTACCCTATTACTCAGATACGCTTCGAGTATGTCAAGGCCGATGTTGACCTAACCAGTGGGCGCAAACGTGCTTGTTCTGGCAAGGGATTCTCCGCTGTGATGGTGGGTCAAAAGTGGGCCATTCAGCAGCTAGAGCAGCTTGCCCCGGTCGTAACGATCTTTGGATACCAGACTTCTATCACCCGGAAGTATCTGGGTCTGGAGAAGAACAAGGTTGACAAATCGAAGGCTGAATACGAAACCCATGCCGTAGACGGGGTAGCCCTAGCTGCCTCCTACTTCGTTGAGTATCGGAAGTATCACAGACAGGACACTGATGGTGGCGACTGGTTTGGGGGTGTCGGTATCACGAAGGCACCCTTCTTTGTGGTGCGTAGACCACCCTGTAGCCGTCGTCAACTTCACCTGATGGTTCCGGCTAAAGGTTCAGTACGCCGCAAATATGGTGGGTCTACTACTCGCCACGGTGTTCGCAAAGGAGATCTAGTCAAGTCTCCCAAGGGACTCGGCTACGTCTCTGGAGACACAGAAAAACAGGTATCTGTCAGCGCAGCAAGCTGGAAACGGCTTGGGCAGATCTCTGTCAGTAGGGTTCAACTACTCCGTCGCTCAAACGGCTTGGTTGTTGCCTAA
- a CDS encoding alpha/beta fold hydrolase — protein sequence MVTTPLTLPSLEALDWTWRGHNIRYTVMGTGKPLVLIHGFGASIGHWRKNIPELAAGGYCVYALDLLGFGASAKPAIDYSLELWQDLVSDFWQEKIQAPTVFIGNSIGALLSLMLVANHPDKSAGGVLLNCAGGLNHGSEDMNPIFRGIMGFFTAIVNSDVLGPLVFNQVRRKSQIQRTLYQVYGNREAVTPELVDLLHEPSGHEGAQKVFASILRAPSGPTPAQLLSHIQHPLLVLWGEKDPWAPVSVGRRMFDRSNSDTSASASAAASPDTSPTPSLDFEAIPATGHCPHDERPEEVNPRILQWLHRHHL from the coding sequence ATGGTCACCACTCCCCTCACTCTCCCCAGCTTAGAAGCTCTGGACTGGACCTGGCGCGGCCACAATATTCGCTACACCGTCATGGGCACGGGCAAACCCCTCGTGTTGATCCATGGCTTTGGAGCCTCCATCGGCCATTGGCGCAAAAATATTCCTGAATTGGCAGCGGGGGGCTACTGTGTCTACGCCCTAGATCTCTTGGGGTTTGGAGCTTCCGCAAAACCAGCGATCGACTACTCCCTGGAACTGTGGCAAGATCTGGTCTCTGACTTCTGGCAGGAAAAAATCCAGGCACCCACCGTCTTTATTGGCAACTCCATCGGGGCGCTGCTCAGCTTGATGCTGGTGGCCAACCACCCCGATAAATCAGCGGGAGGAGTCCTGCTTAACTGTGCCGGAGGACTAAACCATGGTTCCGAGGACATGAACCCCATTTTTCGGGGCATCATGGGCTTTTTCACCGCCATTGTGAACTCCGATGTCCTTGGTCCCCTGGTGTTTAACCAAGTGCGCCGCAAATCCCAAATTCAACGCACCCTCTACCAGGTCTATGGCAACCGGGAAGCCGTAACCCCCGAACTGGTGGATCTGCTCCATGAACCCTCTGGCCACGAGGGGGCACAAAAGGTTTTCGCCTCCATCCTCCGCGCTCCCTCTGGACCAACTCCGGCCCAATTGCTGAGCCACATCCAACACCCGCTGTTGGTGCTGTGGGGCGAGAAAGATCCCTGGGCACCGGTGTCCGTGGGACGACGTATGTTCGATCGCTCCAACTCCGATACCTCTGCCTCTGCCTCTGCCGCTGCCTCCCCCGACACTTCCCCCACCCCCAGCCTTGACTTTGAAGCCATCCCCGCAACGGGCCACTGTCCCCACGACGAACGGCCTGAAGAAGTCAACCCCCGCATTCTCCAGTGGCTGCATCGCCACCACCTATAA
- a CDS encoding class I SAM-dependent methyltransferase, protein MILSPQQRSKLDESSDTFFYGQPRFVTHVDEGFIDQLTQLYGQRLQPNSRVLDLMSSWISHLPADLPLAEVVGHGLNPEELARNPRLDRAFVQNLNVNPQLPLEDGSFDAVLMAVSVQYLQQAETVFGEMRRVLAPGGLAIVSFSNRMFPQKAIAAWRDGSEADRVNLVCRYFQATPGFQAPEVISQPSQVPLFLQLMGFGGGDPFYAIIAQVDTADDRS, encoded by the coding sequence ATGATTCTATCGCCTCAACAACGATCGAAGCTGGATGAAAGTAGCGATACGTTTTTCTATGGCCAGCCCCGCTTTGTCACCCATGTGGATGAGGGCTTCATTGATCAGTTAACCCAGCTTTATGGCCAGCGCTTGCAGCCCAACAGCCGCGTTTTGGACTTGATGAGTAGTTGGATCTCCCACCTGCCGGCGGATCTGCCCTTGGCGGAGGTGGTGGGTCATGGCCTGAACCCAGAGGAGTTAGCCCGCAATCCTCGCCTCGATCGCGCCTTTGTCCAAAACCTCAATGTCAATCCCCAGTTGCCCCTGGAGGATGGCAGCTTTGATGCGGTATTGATGGCGGTGTCGGTGCAGTATTTACAGCAGGCCGAAACGGTCTTTGGGGAAATGCGGCGGGTGTTGGCTCCGGGGGGACTGGCGATCGTCAGCTTTTCTAACCGGATGTTTCCCCAGAAGGCGATCGCGGCGTGGCGAGACGGGTCCGAAGCCGATCGGGTCAATCTGGTGTGTCGCTATTTCCAAGCCACCCCCGGTTTCCAAGCGCCGGAGGTCATCAGCCAGCCCAGCCAGGTTCCCCTCTTTCTGCAACTGATGGGGTTTGGCGGCGGCGATCCGTTTTATGCCATCATCGCCCAAGTGGATACTGCTGACGATCGATCGTAG
- the purL gene encoding phosphoribosylformylglycinamidine synthase subunit PurL — protein MPLAAAPFSAAEIASEGIKPDEYALIVERLGRHPNRAELGMFGVMWSEHCCYKNSRPLLQNFPTTGDRILVGPGENAGVVDLGDGLHLAFKIESHNHPSAVEPFQGAATGVGGILRDIFTMGARPLAILNALRFGNLEDPRTRRIFEGVVAGISHYGNCVGVPTVGGEVYFDGAYRGNPLVNAMALGLMETATIVKAGAAGVGNPVLYVGSTTGRDGMGGASFASAELSDASLDDRPAVQVGDPFLEKSLIEACLEAFQTGAVVAAQDMGAAGLTCSTAEMAAKGGVGIDLDLDLIPAREPGMVPYEYLLSESQERMLFVAVKGREQELIDIFHRWELQAVVAGVVIEEPIVRIRHQGSIAAEIPASALADNTPLYHRELPPEPPAYAQAAWQWTVEQLPPCSPQGLADQDWGQVLLTLLDSPTIASKAWIYRQYDHQVQNNTVLLPGGADAAVVRLRIQGAIAVPQSWKGVAATTDCNGRYVYLHPYEGAKMAVAEAARNLSCVGAEPLAVTDNLNFGSPEKPTGYWQLAEACRGLAEACGEFHTPVTGGNVSLYNETLDSEGIPQAIYPTPVVGMVGLIEDLNRICGQGWHQVGDLIYLLGLPLGDTSPAVTLGGSEYLAVVQGQVAGMPPMVDFDLERRVQGACRHGIRQGWLRSAHDCAEGGVAVALAEACISGNLGATIAGVDLAGSTARDRWDHLLFGEGGARIVVSVDPEHQQIWETYIQADLGPYCQALGHVVDAGEGLTIAAPHGPVLTADLARLVEQWSGAIERRLGSPASPAT, from the coding sequence ATGCCCCTTGCCGCTGCCCCCTTTTCCGCCGCAGAGATTGCCAGCGAAGGCATTAAGCCCGACGAATACGCCTTAATTGTGGAACGCCTGGGGCGGCATCCCAACCGGGCCGAACTGGGGATGTTTGGGGTGATGTGGTCGGAACACTGCTGCTATAAGAACTCCCGCCCTTTACTCCAAAACTTTCCGACGACGGGCGATCGCATTCTGGTGGGTCCGGGGGAAAATGCGGGGGTGGTGGATCTGGGGGATGGGCTGCACCTAGCCTTCAAGATTGAGTCCCATAACCACCCCTCGGCGGTGGAACCTTTCCAGGGCGCTGCCACGGGGGTGGGGGGGATTTTGCGGGATATTTTCACCATGGGAGCGCGTCCCCTGGCCATCCTCAATGCCCTGCGTTTTGGCAACCTTGAGGATCCCCGCACCCGCCGCATTTTTGAGGGGGTGGTGGCGGGCATTTCCCACTACGGCAACTGCGTTGGGGTGCCCACGGTGGGGGGGGAGGTGTATTTTGATGGAGCCTATAGGGGCAATCCCCTGGTCAATGCCATGGCCCTGGGGTTGATGGAAACCGCCACCATTGTCAAAGCGGGGGCTGCTGGGGTGGGCAATCCGGTGTTGTATGTGGGATCGACTACGGGACGGGATGGCATGGGGGGGGCCAGCTTTGCCAGTGCCGAACTGAGTGATGCGTCCCTGGACGATCGCCCCGCTGTCCAAGTCGGAGATCCCTTTTTAGAGAAGTCCCTGATTGAAGCTTGTCTCGAAGCCTTCCAGACCGGCGCGGTGGTGGCGGCCCAGGATATGGGAGCGGCAGGGCTGACCTGTTCCACAGCGGAAATGGCCGCTAAGGGGGGGGTGGGCATTGACTTGGATCTAGACCTGATCCCCGCCCGGGAGCCAGGTATGGTGCCCTATGAATATTTGCTGTCGGAGTCCCAGGAGCGGATGCTGTTTGTGGCGGTGAAGGGCCGGGAACAGGAATTGATTGATATTTTCCACCGCTGGGAACTGCAAGCCGTCGTGGCGGGGGTGGTCATTGAGGAGCCGATCGTGCGCATCCGTCACCAGGGATCCATTGCAGCGGAGATTCCCGCCAGCGCCCTCGCCGACAATACGCCCCTCTATCACCGGGAATTGCCCCCAGAACCCCCCGCCTATGCCCAAGCGGCGTGGCAGTGGACCGTGGAGCAGTTGCCCCCCTGTAGCCCCCAAGGTCTGGCGGATCAGGACTGGGGTCAGGTGCTGTTGACCCTGTTGGATAGCCCCACCATCGCCTCTAAGGCTTGGATCTATCGCCAGTATGACCATCAGGTGCAAAACAATACGGTGCTGCTGCCCGGTGGAGCCGATGCGGCGGTGGTGCGGTTGCGGATCCAGGGGGCGATCGCGGTCCCTCAGTCCTGGAAAGGAGTGGCGGCTACCACCGACTGCAATGGTCGCTATGTCTATCTCCACCCCTATGAAGGGGCAAAAATGGCGGTAGCGGAAGCGGCCCGCAACCTGAGCTGTGTGGGGGCAGAACCCCTGGCGGTGACCGACAACTTGAACTTTGGCAGTCCTGAAAAGCCCACGGGCTACTGGCAACTGGCGGAAGCCTGCCGAGGCTTGGCGGAAGCCTGTGGAGAGTTCCACACCCCCGTCACGGGCGGCAATGTCTCCCTCTACAACGAAACCCTCGACAGCGAGGGGATTCCCCAGGCCATTTACCCCACGCCAGTGGTGGGCATGGTGGGGCTGATTGAAGACTTAAACCGCATCTGTGGCCAAGGCTGGCATCAGGTGGGGGATCTGATTTATCTCTTGGGGTTACCCCTGGGGGACACCTCCCCGGCGGTGACCCTGGGGGGGAGCGAATACCTGGCGGTGGTGCAGGGGCAAGTGGCGGGAATGCCCCCCATGGTTGACTTTGATCTGGAACGGCGGGTGCAAGGAGCCTGTCGCCATGGCATTCGGCAGGGGTGGCTACGATCGGCCCATGATTGTGCCGAGGGAGGAGTCGCAGTGGCCTTGGCGGAAGCCTGCATCAGTGGCAACCTGGGGGCGACGATCGCCGGGGTTGATCTAGCAGGGTCAACGGCCCGCGATCGCTGGGATCACCTGCTGTTTGGGGAAGGGGGAGCGCGGATTGTGGTGTCGGTAGACCCAGAGCATCAACAAATCTGGGAAACCTATATTCAGGCGGATCTGGGTCCGTACTGCCAAGCCCTAGGCCATGTGGTCGATGCCGGGGAAGGTCTGACGATCGCCGCGCCCCATGGCCCGGTGCTGACGGCGGACTTGGCCCGTCTGGTGGAACAGTGGAGTGGCGCGATCGAGCGTCGCCTCGGTTCCCCCGCTTCCCCCGCCACCTAG
- a CDS encoding HhoA/HhoB/HtrA family serine endopeptidase encodes MTVFPRLPLRSLNPNPGPLASPRSPQSPGLRPVLRGLSLSLVLLLGACGGTTTTTDDTAPNPDSSDPNAAVTVASRAARSALALPDGNSNFIVDAVQRVGPAVVRIDSSRTVKTGVPEVFNDPFFRRFFGQVPPSERVEQGAGSGFIIQKEGIILTNSHVVEGADQVTVRLKDGRSLNGQVLGQDPVTDVAVVKIEAEDLPVITLGDSEQLQPGEWAIAIGNPLGLDNTVTVGIISATGRTSSEVGVPDKRVGFIQTDAAINPGNSGGPLLNAQGQVIGMNTAIIGGAQGLGFAIPINTAQRLAEQLISTGKVEHPFLGIQMVTLTPAVIEELKGDPNTGFVIPDTTGVLIVRVLPESPAAVAGLRAGDVIQQIAGQGVASAEAVQERVSESQVNQPLPLQISRGGKSLDLTVTPGEYPADQQPGG; translated from the coding sequence ATGACTGTTTTCCCCCGTCTTCCCCTGCGATCGCTGAACCCCAACCCCGGTCCCCTTGCCTCCCCTCGATCCCCCCAATCCCCAGGATTACGACCAGTACTGCGAGGGTTAAGCCTCAGCTTAGTGTTGTTACTGGGAGCCTGTGGGGGAACCACAACCACAACAGACGATACAGCCCCCAACCCAGATAGCTCCGACCCGAACGCCGCTGTGACCGTGGCCTCAAGGGCAGCGCGGTCTGCCTTGGCCCTGCCCGACGGCAACAGCAATTTTATTGTGGATGCTGTGCAACGGGTTGGCCCTGCGGTGGTGCGCATCGACTCGTCCCGCACCGTCAAAACGGGCGTTCCCGAAGTGTTCAATGACCCCTTCTTTCGTCGCTTTTTCGGCCAGGTTCCCCCCTCGGAGCGGGTGGAGCAGGGGGCTGGATCCGGTTTTATTATCCAGAAAGAGGGGATTATTCTCACCAATTCCCATGTGGTGGAAGGTGCAGATCAGGTGACAGTGAGGCTAAAGGATGGCCGTAGCTTGAATGGTCAGGTGCTGGGTCAGGATCCCGTGACGGATGTGGCGGTGGTCAAAATTGAAGCCGAAGATCTGCCCGTTATTACCTTGGGGGATTCGGAACAGTTGCAACCGGGCGAGTGGGCGATCGCCATCGGCAACCCCCTCGGTCTCGATAACACCGTCACCGTCGGTATCATCAGTGCCACCGGGCGCACCAGTAGCGAAGTGGGGGTACCGGATAAGCGGGTGGGCTTTATCCAAACCGATGCCGCCATTAACCCCGGCAATTCGGGGGGACCGTTGCTCAATGCCCAAGGCCAGGTGATCGGCATGAATACGGCCATCATTGGCGGTGCCCAAGGCTTAGGCTTCGCCATTCCCATTAATACGGCCCAACGTCTGGCGGAACAACTGATCAGCACGGGCAAAGTGGAGCATCCCTTCTTGGGGATCCAAATGGTGACCCTCACCCCGGCGGTGATCGAGGAACTCAAGGGGGATCCCAATACGGGGTTTGTGATACCCGATACAACGGGGGTCTTAATTGTGCGGGTGTTACCGGAGTCCCCTGCTGCTGTGGCGGGGTTGCGGGCGGGGGATGTGATCCAACAAATTGCCGGTCAAGGGGTGGCCAGTGCGGAGGCGGTGCAGGAACGGGTGTCGGAAAGCCAGGTCAACCAACCGTTGCCCCTTCAGATCAGTCGCGGCGGTAAATCCTTGGATCTGACGGTGACCCCAGGGGAATATCCGGCAGATCAGCAACCGGGTGGTTAA
- a CDS encoding FHA domain-containing protein, with protein MPSAPHQSHLLIIEDDKGRREFILDGEAYSVGRDPRCAVRLVSQFVSRHHATIVKKTHPSGQTYYHIMDGDDRGKPSANGLLINGRKTSTHDLGHQDEVVLGPGVKVTYFYLDRSMISTVPHDEFDITLISPNMMEDLDEDDDIHDEDTGGDTAIGHVYRVLESPEN; from the coding sequence ATGCCCTCAGCCCCTCACCAGAGCCACCTCCTCATCATTGAAGACGATAAAGGCCGTCGGGAATTTATTCTCGACGGGGAAGCCTACTCCGTAGGCCGCGATCCCCGCTGCGCCGTTCGTTTGGTGTCCCAGTTTGTGTCCCGCCACCATGCGACGATCGTCAAAAAAACCCACCCCTCAGGCCAGACGTACTACCACATCATGGATGGTGATGACCGGGGTAAACCCAGTGCCAATGGCTTGCTGATTAATGGCCGTAAAACTTCAACCCATGATCTGGGCCACCAGGATGAGGTGGTGTTGGGTCCAGGGGTTAAGGTGACCTATTTCTACCTCGATCGCAGCATGATTTCCACGGTGCCCCACGATGAGTTTGACATTACCCTCATCAGTCCCAACATGATGGAAGATCTGGATGAGGACGACGATATCCATGATGAGGATACCGGGGGGGATACGGCGATCGGACACGTCTATCGAGTTTTGGAAAGCCCTGAAAACTAG